One region of Paenibacillus polymyxa M1 genomic DNA includes:
- a CDS encoding GLUG motif-containing protein, which yields MCVAPSAKVMATGQVDGLSRVGGLVGYNPIGIVSNSYSTGSVTTTVNRAGGLVGQNAGQDHHNPVLIGR from the coding sequence ATGTGCGTGGCACCGTCAGCCAAAGTTATGGCAACTGGCCAAGTGGATGGACTATCCCGCGTTGGTGGTTTAGTCGGATACAATCCTATCGGAATCGTGAGCAATTCTTATTCAACGGGTTCAGTCACAACGACCGTCAACCGAGCTGGAGGACTTGTTGGACAAAATGCTGGTCAGGACCATCATAATCCCGTCCTAATCGGGCGATAA
- a CDS encoding serine hydrolase domain-containing protein, whose protein sequence is MNKISMLTVSAMITAALLLPLQGTGFAKQADPLVTTYSQNSQTKAKQLIDEAANHQNIPGIIVASSNKGSKWAYASGEASIYGTDPVKTNFTFRIGSLTKTFTAMVVLQLVDEQKLSLDDTIEKWLPDVVKGTEYEGEHITIRQLLNQTSGIPDYSEHKDILDKLLPNPLHSFTADELVRTGLSMKATSKPGEKWVYSNTNTVLAGMIIKKATGETYGEHIRKRFIAPLNLTNTYVPDDYSFIPGEHARGYFVLDGQFIDRTEMNPSWADAAGSMISTADDMNTFFKAILSGKLLKPATLDQMLTGVETPAGEYGLGILGTKLTNGIMIWGHGGNFPGFATFAGGTRGGDYVQTLNINAMPSEINTLPLSKSIAEQLIGSSSH, encoded by the coding sequence ATGAACAAAATTTCTATGCTCACTGTATCGGCAATGATTACCGCGGCTCTATTACTGCCATTACAAGGAACTGGTTTTGCAAAGCAGGCGGATCCCCTCGTTACTACTTACAGTCAAAATTCACAGACCAAAGCCAAGCAACTTATCGATGAAGCTGCTAACCATCAAAATATACCGGGCATAATTGTAGCTTCCTCAAACAAAGGATCAAAATGGGCATATGCTTCCGGTGAAGCAAGCATTTACGGTACCGACCCGGTTAAGACGAACTTTACTTTCCGGATCGGTAGTCTAACAAAGACGTTTACTGCAATGGTCGTTCTTCAGCTTGTTGATGAACAAAAACTGAGCCTGGATGACACGATAGAAAAATGGCTGCCTGATGTTGTTAAGGGTACAGAATATGAAGGGGAACATATCACGATTCGGCAACTATTAAACCAAACAAGCGGTATTCCTGACTATTCAGAACACAAGGATATTCTCGATAAATTACTCCCAAACCCGTTACATTCCTTTACTGCAGACGAATTAGTTCGTACCGGACTGAGCATGAAGGCAACCTCCAAGCCTGGAGAGAAATGGGTTTATTCCAATACGAATACGGTACTAGCAGGGATGATTATTAAGAAGGCTACTGGAGAAACATACGGGGAACATATTAGGAAACGTTTTATAGCTCCCCTTAATCTGACGAACACTTATGTACCCGACGACTACTCGTTTATTCCAGGTGAACATGCACGAGGATACTTCGTACTCGACGGTCAATTCATAGACAGAACTGAAATGAATCCCTCTTGGGCAGATGCTGCGGGATCTATGATCTCCACAGCGGATGATATGAATACATTCTTCAAAGCTATACTTAGTGGCAAGCTATTAAAACCAGCTACTTTAGATCAGATGTTAACTGGGGTTGAAACTCCAGCAGGTGAATACGGCTTGGGGATCCTTGGAACAAAGCTGACGAATGGTATTATGATTTGGGGGCATGGCGGCAACTTTCCAGGATTCGCAACGTTCGCAGGTGGAACTCGCGGCGGGGATTATGTACAAACCCTTAATATCAATGCGATGCCTTCTGAAATTAATACGTTGCCTCTTTCCAAAAGCATTGCCGAGCAACTCATTGGCTCTTCATCACATTAA
- a CDS encoding erythromycin esterase family protein, with translation MNKKLLTRLALTTICSISLAGCSTEEIPSTPSSSGNTPASKLETAMKDNQTPLQWLEKNASKLTTTEPRASLEDLQPLKEMIGSASIVGLGEASHGMHEVFTMKHRIVQYMVTELGFTNLVLEEDWGKGLMLDQYVLTGKGHPDKILSPVFNNKEMTQMLEWIRDYNANPKHPNKIRVIGMDQKKLDEPVFNKISDYIQQYHPDLVSQLNDKMKELISAAKDEESFEKLPKDEKEKHLSNARSIIELLEKNKANAGKQKEAYAWALHSSRIIEQFIHMLSAEQQPEFFLRHDIAMYENAKWTQEQWGKTIVWGHNGHISKTNTLPFVYPEMSGQHLAKHYGDKYVSIGTSIHSGSYNVVNESGKFGPYGTVRIDDPNSINYTVGQVKHDQFFVDLRKASGSVKTWLDETRPTFAGITKLGPEVPLFVDAAFGKTFDILFYIKKVTPSQMNE, from the coding sequence ATGAACAAGAAATTATTAACGAGGCTGGCACTTACTACAATATGTAGTATAAGTTTGGCCGGTTGTTCCACAGAAGAAATCCCATCAACACCATCCAGTTCGGGCAATACGCCTGCATCTAAACTTGAAACTGCCATGAAGGACAACCAGACTCCATTACAGTGGCTGGAGAAGAATGCAAGCAAATTAACAACAACAGAGCCTCGTGCTTCTTTGGAAGATTTACAACCACTTAAAGAGATGATAGGGTCTGCTTCGATTGTTGGTTTAGGCGAAGCTTCTCATGGCATGCATGAAGTATTCACGATGAAACACCGTATCGTACAGTATATGGTTACGGAATTGGGGTTTACAAACCTCGTCTTAGAGGAGGACTGGGGGAAAGGATTGATGCTTGATCAATATGTTCTTACAGGTAAAGGGCATCCAGACAAAATTCTTAGCCCCGTGTTTAACAATAAAGAAATGACGCAAATGTTGGAATGGATTCGTGACTACAATGCCAATCCCAAACATCCCAACAAAATACGTGTAATCGGGATGGATCAAAAAAAATTAGATGAACCTGTGTTTAACAAAATTTCGGACTATATCCAACAATATCATCCGGATTTGGTTTCTCAATTAAATGACAAAATGAAAGAGCTTATTTCCGCAGCAAAAGATGAAGAAAGTTTTGAGAAACTGCCGAAAGATGAGAAAGAAAAGCATCTTTCCAATGCCCGGTCTATTATTGAGCTGCTAGAAAAAAATAAAGCTAATGCCGGCAAGCAAAAAGAAGCTTACGCATGGGCATTGCATAGCTCCCGTATTATCGAGCAATTTATTCATATGCTTTCAGCTGAACAACAGCCGGAGTTCTTCTTAAGACATGATATTGCAATGTATGAAAATGCGAAGTGGACACAAGAACAATGGGGGAAAACCATTGTATGGGGTCATAACGGACATATATCCAAAACCAATACTCTTCCATTCGTATATCCGGAGATGTCAGGACAACATTTGGCTAAACATTACGGCGACAAATACGTATCCATCGGGACTTCAATCCATTCAGGTTCATATAACGTTGTTAATGAAAGCGGCAAATTCGGTCCTTACGGAACGGTTAGAATCGATGACCCTAATAGCATTAACTATACCGTCGGACAAGTCAAACATGATCAATTTTTTGTAGACTTGCGCAAAGCAAGCGGTTCGGTGAAAACTTGGTTAGATGAAACCCGTCCTACATTTGCCGGAATAACAAAATTGGGACCTGAAGTACCTTTGTTTGTAGACGCTGCATTCGGCAAGACATTTGACATCCTTTTCTATATCAAAAAGGTCACTCCATCACAAATGAATGAATAA
- a CDS encoding LysR family transcriptional regulator, translated as MELLQLKYFQTVAYTEHFTNAARQLNIAQPSLSLTIKRLEEELGTTLFERKGRNIQLSSSGKILLKHVNRIFTEIENAQMEIRSEEHQIANTIRISISNSRFLTGLISECITRFPESKILQTIGVKSEILTSLKKGEMDLGITGHPIQDEELESCLLVNEDIVLVLPSNHKLTGKNEISLSHVANEPFITLANNVEYSDFTTMLCEKAGFIPNISFEVDSYLLVEILKVNQGVALLPISICRTLGLNYIKITDKASKYPVSLSWKKNKLLSSSVRNFRDFIILFYKDNYVIFKI; from the coding sequence ATGGAGTTGCTTCAACTCAAATACTTTCAGACAGTTGCTTATACCGAGCACTTTACTAATGCAGCCAGACAATTGAATATTGCTCAGCCCTCTTTAAGCCTGACTATTAAAAGACTTGAAGAAGAATTGGGAACAACCTTATTTGAAAGGAAAGGGAGAAATATTCAACTGAGTTCGTCAGGAAAGATTCTTTTGAAACACGTAAACAGGATTTTTACGGAGATTGAAAATGCGCAAATGGAAATTAGATCGGAGGAACATCAAATTGCCAACACCATAAGAATATCAATTTCCAATTCAAGATTCCTTACAGGACTCATCAGTGAATGTATTACCCGCTTTCCTGAATCAAAAATACTTCAAACCATCGGAGTCAAAAGCGAAATATTGACAAGTTTAAAAAAAGGAGAAATGGATTTAGGAATAACAGGTCATCCTATTCAAGATGAAGAGCTAGAGAGTTGTTTACTGGTAAATGAAGATATTGTTCTGGTTTTACCTTCGAACCACAAACTTACGGGTAAAAACGAGATCTCATTAAGTCATGTAGCCAATGAACCATTTATTACTCTTGCTAATAATGTAGAATATAGTGACTTTACAACCATGCTTTGTGAAAAAGCTGGATTCATCCCAAATATTTCCTTTGAAGTCGATTCTTATTTATTGGTTGAAATTTTAAAGGTTAATCAGGGAGTGGCTTTACTCCCTATTTCAATTTGTAGAACACTAGGGTTGAATTATATTAAAATTACGGATAAAGCTTCAAAATATCCTGTCAGCTTATCTTGGAAAAAAAATAAATTGTTATCTTCTTCAGTGAGAAATTTTCGTGACTTTATTATTTTGTTCTATAAAGATAATTATGTAATTTTCAAGATTTAA
- a CDS encoding acetoacetate decarboxylase — MRIDVNNTFKNFNTPLTAPAYSVPTYKFVNREYLNIIYRTDEKALRTAVPEPLEIGDPLVKFEVMWMPDVSGLGAYTEAGQVIPVRFNGEDGDYVHSMYVDNFPAIASGRELTAYPKKLGAPKLYVDSDTLVGTLDYGTLRVATATMGYKHFEMDKELAKNEICRPNFMVKIATDYNGDLRICDLVRTQITNIEVKGAWTGPARLQLFEHALAPLADLPVLEVVSASHILTDLTLNAAQPVYNYLEEK, encoded by the coding sequence ATGAGAATTGATGTAAATAACACATTCAAAAATTTCAATACACCATTAACAGCACCGGCATATTCGGTGCCAACCTATAAATTTGTTAATCGTGAATATCTTAACATTATTTACCGAACGGATGAAAAAGCTTTACGGACAGCAGTGCCGGAACCCCTAGAAATCGGTGATCCCTTGGTTAAATTCGAAGTGATGTGGATGCCCGATGTTTCCGGACTAGGTGCTTATACTGAGGCTGGACAAGTAATTCCTGTCCGATTTAATGGAGAGGACGGAGATTACGTGCATTCGATGTACGTTGACAACTTTCCAGCGATTGCAAGTGGTCGGGAGCTAACTGCATATCCGAAGAAGTTAGGTGCTCCCAAGCTTTATGTAGATTCAGATACTCTTGTTGGCACACTTGATTACGGTACACTTCGCGTAGCCACAGCCACCATGGGGTACAAGCATTTTGAGATGGATAAGGAACTAGCTAAAAATGAAATTTGTCGACCTAACTTTATGGTTAAGATTGCTACTGATTACAATGGAGATTTAAGAATCTGCGACTTAGTACGAACACAAATAACGAATATAGAGGTTAAAGGGGCTTGGACAGGTCCTGCTCGACTTCAATTATTTGAGCATGCACTGGCACCTCTTGCAGATTTGCCTGTATTAGAAGTCGTTTCAGCATCTCATATCCTTACGGATTTAACCTTAAACGCTGCACAACCTGTATACAACTACTTAGAGGAAAAATAA